CGATCAGATTTCTTTCTTCGGGACCACCGAAGAGCTATGGTTCCCGACCTGGGATCTTAAAGGCACGCCATGGACGAACTGGGACCATTACGTGCAAATGTCGCCAGTGAAATATGCGCCCAATTTCAAGACCCCGCTCCTCATCACCCACGGGGAGATGGACTACCGCGTCTTGATCGGGCAGGGAGAGGAGATGTTCACCGCCCTTCAGAAGATGGGAGTGGAATCCAAATTCATCCGGATTCCCGACGAAGGGCACTGGATCCTCAAGCCCCAGAACTCAAAGTTCTGGTACGAACAGCAGTTGGACTGGATGAAACAACACCTGATGAAATAGGAGTCCGCAAGGGACATTCCAGATGCAAAGACAATTCTTCGCCGTTGCCATTGCTGTTGTGCTTTTCTTCTGTTCCGCCTGTTCACGCAAGCCGGATTACGACGTGTTGATCGTGAATGGGACGGTCGTGGATGGAAGCGGATCCCCGGGCGTCCGTGCCGACGTTGCAATCCAGGGTGACCGCATCGTCAAGGTGGGTGACCTGAAGAATTCCCACGCCCACAAAACCATCGACGCGACCGGCCTCGTCGTGGCGCCCGGGTTCATCGACATGCTGGGGCAATCCGAGTTGATCGGCCTGGTAGACCCGCGGGTGCCTTCAAAGATCCATCAGGGCATCACGACGGAGATCACGGGCGAAGGGGAATCGATTGCCCCGTTAAATGATGCCCTGATCAAAATCATGCAGCCCCTCCTGGAACATTACAAACTCACGGTCGATTGGCGGACGCTGGAGGAGTATTTCGCGCGTTTCAAAAAACAAGGGATGGCGATCAATCTGGGTTCATTTATTGGTGCGACCCAGGTGCGCGAGTATGTGCTCGACTCGGAAAACCGTGCCCCCACGAAAGAGGAGCTGGAAGAGATGAAATCCCAGGTCGCTGTAGGGATGCAGCGGGGAGCGCTGGGGGTTTCAACTTCGCTCATTTATTCCCCGGCAATCTATGCGAAGACCGACGAACTGGTCGCGCTCGCTCAAGTGGCGGCCCGGTATGGCGGGATCTATGCTTCGCACATTCGCAATGAAGGCGACCATATCTTCGAGGCGCTGGATGAAGCATTCCAGATCGGCCGGGAGGCAGGAATCAGAGTGGAGATTTGGCACCTCAAGGTGGCAGGCCGGGACATGTGGGGAAAGATGCCGGAGGTCTTGCAGAAGATCGAGAGTGCGCGTGCCCAGGGCGTTGATGTCGGGGCCGACCAGTACCCCTACATTGCGGCGGCAACCAGCCTGGCGGCCTGCATGCCCCCCTGGGCCCATGAAGGGGGCAACGAGAAACTGATCGAGCGGTTGAAAGACAAAAA
This genomic stretch from Terriglobia bacterium harbors:
- a CDS encoding D-aminoacylase, producing MQRQFFAVAIAVVLFFCSACSRKPDYDVLIVNGTVVDGSGSPGVRADVAIQGDRIVKVGDLKNSHAHKTIDATGLVVAPGFIDMLGQSELIGLVDPRVPSKIHQGITTEITGEGESIAPLNDALIKIMQPLLEHYKLTVDWRTLEEYFARFKKQGMAINLGSFIGATQVREYVLDSENRAPTKEELEEMKSQVAVGMQRGALGVSTSLIYSPAIYAKTDELVALAQVAARYGGIYASHIRNEGDHIFEALDEAFQIGREAGIRVEIWHLKVAGRDMWGKMPEVLQKIESARAQGVDVGADQYPYIAAATSLAACMPPWAHEGGNEKLIERLKDKKLRARIKKELPLRSDKWESEWFDVGGAPGILISSVLNPKLKGYEGKRLDEIAKIRGDSDPMDTLMNFIIEDNAQTGAIYFSMSEEDVRAALKIPWVAVDCDYGASNPTGVLADEKPHPRAYGTFPRILGKYVREEKVLPLEVAIEKMTSVAARRVGLRDRGLIKEGNFADLTLFDPGRVSDRATFENPHQFPVGIEYVLVNGRLELEHGEQNATLAGQPLRGPGYKP